One genomic segment of Arachis duranensis cultivar V14167 chromosome 4, aradu.V14167.gnm2.J7QH, whole genome shotgun sequence includes these proteins:
- the LOC107485831 gene encoding protein FLOURY ENDOSPERM 6, chloroplastic (The sequence of the model RefSeq protein was modified relative to this genomic sequence to represent the inferred CDS: added 68 bases not found in genome assembly), producing the protein MHSLTTAPSFSSLSFHFFPHRHRHRHRHRHHHTLFQLTPPFIFSFQYTTAKRLQVQLHVQEEKSLRKKKGRKGLCCKEDLGGAEEEVFSPLEAEILEFMRSSTKSSAFPTREELVAAGRVDLIDAIVTKECYLVYGWDLDRGSRESYDFDGASVAEIHGQASMASGFSSSSDGDNSCKQAKSMDIEVEESGIEGILNRLERQRSNSFGLGLTEKDESDPSRNSEDKDTVSTLHGGLIKLDQHRSQLGSENLRNSLEPDTWRSWIIQRNGSSNVAFEGNVFYFQVVSDQKNSSDDLAEYSDAWEFQETEIMNAQDRLRSIRAKLSVLEGKMSLAIMDAHKIVEEKQKRINNAHRALQTLKTICVVWHNPSSQIYLVGSFDGWSTQRKMEKSNTGIFSLNLLLYPGKYEIKFIVDGEWKVDPLLPIVVTNKGYENNLLVVHD; encoded by the exons CCACCgccaccgccaccgccaccACCACACCCTCTTTCAGTTAACTCCtcccttcatcttctccttccaGTACACCACCGCCAAGAGGCTCCAGGTGCAGCTCCACGTGCAGGAGGAGAAATCACTGAGGAAGAAAAAAGGGAGGAAGGGTCTTTGCTGCAAGGAGGACTTGGGTGGGGCCGAAGAGGAAGTGTTCTCTCCTCTGGAGGCGGAGATTCTTGAGTTCATGCGGAGTTCCACGAAATCATCAGCATTTCCGACGAGGGAGGAGCTGGTGGCTGCTGGGAGGGTTGATTTGATTGATGCCATTGTTACCAAAGAATGCTATCTTGTTTATGGCTGGGATTTGGATCGTGGGTCACGTGAAAGTTACGATTTTGATGGTGCTTCTGTTGCTGAGATTCATGGTCAAGCATCAATGGCTTCTGggttttcttcctcttctgaTGGCGATAACTCTTGCAAGCAAGCCAAATCAAT GGATATCGAAGTTGAGGAGTCAGGCATTGAGGGTATATTGAATCGGCTGGAGAGACAGAGAAGTAATTCCTTTGGACTTGGGTTAACAGAGAAAGATGAAAGTGATCCTTCCAGAAACAGTGAAGATAAAGATACAGTAAGTACTCTTCATGGTGGTTTGATCAAACTTGATCAGCACAGATCTCAATTAGGCAGTGAAAATTTAAGAAACTCCCTTGAGCCCGACACATGGAGAAGTTGGATTATCCAGAGGAATGGTTCTTCAAATGTAGCTTTTGAAGgtaatgtattttattttcaggTTGTTTCT GATCAGAAGAACTCATCAGATGATCTAGCAGAGTATTCCGATGCTTGGGAATTCCAAGAAACTGAGATAATGAATGCTCAGGACAGACTGCGCTCCATACGTGCTAAGTTGTCAGTATTAGAAGGAAAGATGTCATTGGCAATAAT GGATGCACACAAAATTGTTGAAGAGAAGCAGAAGAGGATTAATAATGCTCACAGAGCCTTGCAAACTCTGAAGACGATTTGTGTAGTTTGGCATAATCCATCTTCACAAATATATTTAGTAGGATCCTTTGATGGTTGGTCCACTCAG AGAAAAATGGAGAAATCAAATACCGGCATATTTTCTTTGAACTTGCTGCTATATCCTGGAAAATACGAG ATCAAATTCATTGTTGATGGTGAATGGAAAGTTGATCCACTGCTGCCTATTGTTGTTACCAATAAAGGTTATGAGAACAATCTCCTCGTGGTTCATGATTAG